A window from Diachasmimorpha longicaudata isolate KC_UGA_2023 chromosome 5, iyDiaLong2, whole genome shotgun sequence encodes these proteins:
- the LOC135162609 gene encoding uncharacterized protein LOC135162609, with product MSPSAVDSRINVHRYQGDNEGVEDVVKKKGRWWFEFETELIWSNIIGIVGFHLLSLYFIITFEYRKEPVLVLWTFVMCQLSGFGVTGGAHRLWTHRAYKAKLPLRIILAILYASAGMNPIYDWVRDHRVHHKYTETDADPHNSKRGFWFSHVGWLMMKKHPEVHRRGRGLDMSDVEADPVVMFVDRHFILFKIIFCFVVPVLIPVYVFNQNWRASIISELFIRYPIVLNGTWSVNSFAHIWGYRTYDKSIKPTENFIVAIVSVGEGWHNYHHVFPWDYKAAEFGNLLLNPTTAWLDLLAKIGWAYDLREASADLVRKITVHRGDGSHHLHSYYKSASDRRKSPERSTRQMTKYIIHKIIKLSEFSNVTSHRWSESEVFIADKGHNTTQLEIFELVFHANVEVPQFNFYTKSSMRIVLKRPHSLVFRYKLCCPTPQTQDHARWGAFAFTRLSILPVVAAAESMTVSDLKNRALPAEAAPIETKVPKDVSPDDSKSIKDDKKPEGWFQFKTDLVWPNIFGFGLWHLITFYYLITFPYLQYKGLMLWAFIMAEFNLLSITAGVHRLWCHRSYKAKTPLRIFLAIFFLATGENRISHWVREHRVHHKYTDTDADPHNSKRGLFFSHIGWQMMKKHPDVITKGRTINYDDLRADPVVVFFDRHFAFFKTLFCFVLPVFIPVYFFGQELKPAIITQWFMRYPYVVNIMFSVNSFAHAFGYRSYDRTIRPTENGIISMVTTGEGWHNYHHAFPWDYKAAELGTIFFNRCTWWINVWAKMGLAYDLKEVGEHSVKRIVERKGDGSHPVWSTKDASTPMEEAEEHPY from the exons ATGTCGCCGAGTGCGGTCGATTCGAGGATAAATGTGCATAGATATCAGGGGGATAACGAAGGGGTGGAGGATGTCGTGAAGAAAAAGGGGAGGTGGTGGTTTGAATTCGAGACTGAACTTATTTGGTCCAATATCATTGGGATCGTTGGTTTTCACCTGTTGTCACTGTACTTTATTATTACGTTTGAATATAGGAAGGAACCCGTCCTAGTCCTCTGGA cATTTGTTATGTGCCAATTGAGTGGATTTGGAGTAACGGGTGGTGCCCACAGGCTGTGGACCCATCGAGCCTACAAAGCTAAATTACCCCTTAGAATAATTCTAGCCATTCTCTACGCATCCGCAGGAATG AATCCCATCTACGATTGGGTGAGGGACCACCGCGTGCACCACAAATACACGGAGACAGACGCTGATCCCCATAATTCTAAAAGAGGATTTTGGTTCTCTCACGTGGGGTGgctgatgatgaaaaaacatCCCGAAGTCCACCGGCGAGGACGCGGTCTCGATATGAGTGATGTAGAGGCTGATCCTGTAGTCATGTTTGTCGATCG gcaTTTCATTCTCTTCAAGATAATCTTCTGCTTCGTAGTACCAGTTCTCATTCCTGTTTATGTATTCAATCAAAATTGGAGGGCGTCCATTATCTCGGAGCTCTTCATCAGGTACCCCATTGTTCTCAATGGGACATGGTCTGTCAACAGTTTTGCACACATATGGGGCTATCGTACTTACGACAA ATCGATAAAACCAACCGAAAACTTCATAGTGGCCATAGTGAGTGTCGGTGAGGGTTGGCACAACTACCATCACGTTTTTCCATGGGATTACAAAGCCGCTGAATTTGGAAATCTACTGCTGAATCCCACAACCGCGTGGCTAGATCTGTTGGCTAAAATCGGTTGGGCGTACGACTTGAGGGAGGCATCGGCTGATCTCGTACGGAAAATTACAGTGCATCGAGGAGACGGCTCGCATCATCTCCACAGTTATTACAAATCCGCCTCCGATAGACGCAAATCCCCAGAGAGATCGACtcgtcaa ATGACAAAATACATAAttcataaaatcattaaacTCAGTGAATTCTCGAACGTTACGAGCCATCGATGGTCTGAGTCCGAAGTTTTTATCGCTGATAAAGGCCATAACACCACTCAACTAGAAATATTTGAACTAG TTTTTCATGCAAATGTCGAGGTCCCACAATTTAACTTCTATACTAAGTCCAGCATGAGAATAGTCCTGAAGCGCCCCCACTCTCTAGTATTTAGGTATAAGTTGTGTTGCCCCACTCCTCAAACTCAAGATCATGCTCGTT GGGGAGCGTTTGCATTCACTCGGCTTTCGATTCTTCCGGTGGTAGCTGCAGCCGAAAGCATGACAGTTT ctGACTTGAAGAACAGAGCCCTTCCAGCCGAAGCGGCTCCCATCGAGACCAAAGTGCCGAAAGATGTGAGTCCCGATGACTCAAAGTCGATCAAAGATGATAAAAAACCCGAGGGATGGTTTCAGTTCAAGACAGATCTCGTTTGGCCGAATATATTTGGCTTCGGATTGTGGCATCTCATAACGTTCTACTATCTCATCACATTTCCGTACCTGCAGTACAAGGGACTGATGCTATGGG CTTTCATCATGGCTGAGTTCAATTTGCTGTCAATTACTGCTGGTGTCCATCGACTCTGGTGTCACAGATCATATAAAGCTAAGACACCCCTTCGCATCTTCCTGGCGATCTTCTTTTTGGCCACCGGAGAG AATCGCATCTCCCACTGGGTGAGGGAACACCGAGTTCATCACAAATACACAGACACCGATGCGGATCCGCATAACAGCAAGCGTGGCTTGTTCTTTTCCCACATCGGCTGGCAGATGATGAAGAAGCATCCCGATGTCATCACCAAGGGACGCACCATCAACTATGACGATTTGCGGGCTGACCCGGTGGTTGTCTTCTTCGACAG ACATTTCGCATTCTTCAAGACACTCTTCTGCTTCGTCCTGCCAGTCTTCATTCCAGTATACTTCTTCGGGCAGGAGCTGAAACCAGCGATCATCACCCAGTGGTTCATGCGCTATCCATATGTCGTGAATATCATGTTCTCAGTCAATAGTTTTGCACACGCTTTTGGATATCGCAGCTATGACAG GACTATCAGACCGACTGAAAATGGCATCATCTCCATGGTAACCACCGGGGAAGGCTGGCACAATTATCATCACGCATTCCCGTGGGACTACAAAGCAGCTGAGTTGGGTACCATCTTCTTCAACAGGTGCACGTGGTGGATTAATGTTTGGGCGAAAATGGGTCTTGCTTATGATTTGAAAGAGGTTGGGGAACACTCCGTCAAGAGAATCGTCGAGCGCAAGGGTGATGGAAGTCATCCAGTGTGGAGTACCAAAGATGCTTCGACACCAATGGAAGAAGCTGAAGAGCACCCTTATTGA
- the LOC135162414 gene encoding acyl-CoA Delta(11) desaturase-like has product MAAGEVQTASESEDLKKIFNPDGKKEKRYAFGFKTQVYWGNVIGIFIWHLLSFYYFITFPYLQHKGLVIWAFVLAELNLLSITAGVHRLWCHRAYKAKAPLRLLLAVLYYSTGENRIIQWVREHRCHHKYADTDGDPHNSQRGFFFSHFGWQMMRKHDAVINGGNTIDLSDVEADPIASFFDKRYVFFKTLFCFFLPVFVPVYFFDQDLKAAIITQWLMRYPYVVNMMFSVNSFAHTYGYRSYDKTIRPAENGIISLLMVGEGWHNYHHAFPWDYKASELGWALFNRTTFWINFFAKIGWAYDLREATPDHLKRIIERKGDGTHPIHGIAKKDDEIEVTQMPYAYE; this is encoded by the exons ATGGCTGCAG GTGAAGTTCAGACGGCGAGTGAATCAGAAGATCTGAAGAAAATCTTCAATCCAGATGGAAAGAAGGAGAAGCGATATGCTTTTGGTTTCAAAACTCAGGTTTACTGGGGAAATGTCATCGGTATTTTCATCTGGCATCTACTGTCGTTCTACTACTTCATCACTTTCCCTTATCTGCAGCATAAAGGTCTCGTAATCTGGG CATTTGTCCTGGCGGAGCTAAATCTTCTCTCCATCACCGCTGGTGTGCACAGGCTCTGGTGTCACCGAGCTTACAAAGCTAAGGCGCCTCTTCGCCTACTCCTGGCTGTCCTTTATTATTCAACTGGCGAG AATCGCATTATTCAGTGGGTGCGTGAGCACAGGTGTCATCACAAATATGCAGACACCGATGGTGATCCCCATAACAGTCAGCGTGGCTTCTTCTTCTCCCACTTTGGCTGGCAAATGATGAGGAAACACGATGCTGTGATCAACGGTGGCAATACCATAGACTTGAGTGACGTCGAGGCTGATCCAATTGCTTCATTCTTCGACAA ACGTTACGTATTCTTCAAGACTCTCTTCTGCTTCTTCCTGCCAGTCTTCGTTCCCGTCTACTTCTTCGATCAGGACTTGAAGGCAGCAATTATTACCCAATGGCTCATGAGATACCCCTACGTCGTCAACATGATGTTCTCGGTGAACAGTTTTGCTCACACATACGGTTATCGCAGCTACGACAA AACTATTCGACCGGCGGAGAACGGGATAATTTCCCTGCTGATGGTGGGTGAAGGCTGGCATAATTATCATCATGCTTTCCCCTGGGATTACAAAGCTTCGGAGCTCGGCTGGGCGTTGTTCAACAGAACCACCTTCTGGATAAATTTCTTCGCAAAAATCGGTTGGGCTTACGACCTGAGGGAAGCCACTCCCGACCACCTGAAGAGAATCATAGAGCGCAAGGGCGACGGTACACACCCTATTCACGGGATCGCGAAGAAAGACGACGAGATCGAAGTCACGCAGATGCCTTATGCTTACGAATAA